Proteins from one Odocoileus virginianus isolate 20LAN1187 ecotype Illinois chromosome 29, Ovbor_1.2, whole genome shotgun sequence genomic window:
- the SPARCL1 gene encoding SPARC-like protein 1 isoform X1, producing the protein MSQDKLDLSLCFPFSRPEAKSKALTISHLDITISSWSRTMKTVIFFLCILGTAGAIPTQARFLSDHSNPTADSLSSFQEAETSEHTAIPLVEVEDAEKEKETATSIEDHSHLKPEKSSVLKSEEENHDQSADQEESYNQNLGSQDQEKTESDLTENSEYSPPEGTLDLEEDMSEPQKEKLPESFLAHDVSSIVDSNQQESITKTEENKEQPVDDSHPQLNSQDLSDQGNQDQDTNGEAEGGEEPGEVGTHNDDEEQETEVPTEPSNNEQEEDSTQSDAVLEESYQPTQESKMQKEELEQGSREQEEENTNAEMEEETASKIDKPSQDTEWQSQEGRPGPEVISNHEEMDKKTLSEPLLVEPTDGGNIMARNHGAKDDSDDGPRHNASEDYFIPSEEFLENERSQSIYYHTKHEEQREKAQENENLETSEPVGNQRAKKAESSPKDESSTEGYTRVHSVDSCLSFQCKRGHICKADQYGKPHCVCQDPASCPPTKLLDQVCGTDNQTYASSCHLFATKCRLEGTKKGHQLQLDYFGACKSIPACTDFEVTQFPLRMRDWLKNILVQLYEPNPEHSGYLNEKQRNKVKKIYLDEKRLLAGDHSIDLLLRDFKKNYHMYVYPVHWQFSELDQHPRDRVLTHSELAPLRASLVPMEHCITRFFEECDPNKDKHITLQEWGHCFEIKEEDIDENLLF; encoded by the exons ATGAGCCAGGACaagctggatctgtctctctgtTTTCCGTTCTCAAGACCAGAGGCAAAATCTAAGGCTCTGACCATCTCTCATCTTGATATTACAATTTCCTCCTG GTCTAGAACAATGAagactgtgatttttttcctatgcaTTTTGGGAACTGCAGGTGCTATTCCG acacaAGCAAGGTTCCTATCTGATCATTCCAACCCAACTGCTGACTCCTTGAGTTCCTTCCAAGAGGCTGAAACATCCGAGCACACTGCAATCCCTCTTGTAGAGGTTGAAgatgcagaaaaggaaaaggaaactgcAACATCCATAGAAGACCATTCCCATCTTAAG cctgAAAAATCTTCAGTGCTGAAGTCAGAGGAGGAAAACCATGATCAGTCAGCAGATCAGGAAGAGAGTTACAACCAAAATCTGGGATCACAGGACCaagagaaaactgaaagtgaCTTAACCGAGAATTCGGAGTATTCACCACCTGAAGGCACATTGGACCTAGAAGAAGACATGAGTGAACCTCAAAAGGAGAAACTCCCAGAGAGCTTCCTTGCTCATGATGTTAGTTCCATTGTAGATTCTAACCAACAAGAAAGCATCacaaagacagaggaaaacaaagaacaacCTGTAGATGACTCCCATCCTCAGTTGAACAGTCAAGACCTAAGTGATCAAGGAAACCAAGATCAGGACACAAATGGAGAAGCGGAAGGAGGAGAAGAGCCAGGTGAAGTTGGTACCCACAATGATGATGAAgaacaggagacagaggttcccACGGAGCCTTCTAACAATGAGCAAGAAGAAGACAGTACCCAATCTGATGCTGTTTTGGAAGAGTCCTATCAACCAACTCAAGAAAGCAAGATGCAGAAAGAGGAACTTGAACAGGGTAGCCGGGAACAAGAAGAGGAAAACACCAACgcagaaatggaagaagaaactGCATCAAAAATCGATAAGCccagtcaagatacagaatggCAGAGCCAAGAAGGAAGGCCTGGCCCTGAAGTTATCAGCAACCATGAGGAGATGGATAAAAAGACCCTTTCTGAGCCTTTACTGGTGGAGCCTACTGATGGTGGTAACATCATGGCCAGAAATCATGGGGCTAAGGATGACAGTGATGATGGCCCCAGACACAATGCAAGTGAGGACTACTTCATCCCAAGCGAGGAGTTCCTGGAGAATGAAAGATCTCAGTCCATTTACTATCACACCAAGCATGAGGAGCAAAGGGAAAAAGCACAAGAGAATGAGAACCTAGAGACCAGTGAACCTGTAGGAAACCAGCGG GCCAAGAAAGCAGAGAGCTCACCGAAAGATGAGAGTTCAACTGAGGGCTACACGAGGGTGcacagtgttg ATTCTTGCCTGAGCTTCCAGTGCAAACGGGGACACATCTGCAAGGCTGATCAATATGGGAAACCCCACTGTGTCTGCCAAGATCCCGCATCTTGCCCTCCTACAAAACTCCTTGACCAA GTTTGTGGCACTGACAATCAGACCTATGCCAGCTCCTGTCATCTCTTTGCTACTAAGTGCAGACTGGAGGGGACCAAAAAGGGGCACCAACTGCAGCTGGATTACTTTGGAGCCTGCAAAT CTATTCCTGCTTGTACGGACTTCGAAGTGACCCAGTTTCCTCTAAGGATGAGAGACTGGCTCAAGAATATCCTCGTGCAGCTTTATGAACCTAACCCTGAACACTCAGGATATCTGAAtgagaagcagagaaataaa GTCAAGAAAATTTACCTGGATGAAAAGAGACTCTTGGCTGGGGACCATTCCATTGACCTTCTCTTAAGAGACTTTAAGAAAAACTACCACATGTATGTGTATCCTGTGCACTGGCAGTTCAGTGAACTGGACCAGCATCCTCGGGACAG GGTCCTGACCCACTCTGAGCTTGCGCCTTTGCGAGCATCTCTCGTGCCCATGGAACACTGCATAACGCGCTTCTTTGAAGAGTGTGACCCCAACAAGGATAAGCACATCACCCTGCAGGAGTGGGGCCACTGCTTTGAAATTAAAGAAG
- the SPARCL1 gene encoding SPARC-like protein 1 isoform X2 has translation MKTVIFFLCILGTAGAIPTQARFLSDHSNPTADSLSSFQEAETSEHTAIPLVEVEDAEKEKETATSIEDHSHLKPEKSSVLKSEEENHDQSADQEESYNQNLGSQDQEKTESDLTENSEYSPPEGTLDLEEDMSEPQKEKLPESFLAHDVSSIVDSNQQESITKTEENKEQPVDDSHPQLNSQDLSDQGNQDQDTNGEAEGGEEPGEVGTHNDDEEQETEVPTEPSNNEQEEDSTQSDAVLEESYQPTQESKMQKEELEQGSREQEEENTNAEMEEETASKIDKPSQDTEWQSQEGRPGPEVISNHEEMDKKTLSEPLLVEPTDGGNIMARNHGAKDDSDDGPRHNASEDYFIPSEEFLENERSQSIYYHTKHEEQREKAQENENLETSEPVGNQRAKKAESSPKDESSTEGYTRVHSVDSCLSFQCKRGHICKADQYGKPHCVCQDPASCPPTKLLDQVCGTDNQTYASSCHLFATKCRLEGTKKGHQLQLDYFGACKSIPACTDFEVTQFPLRMRDWLKNILVQLYEPNPEHSGYLNEKQRNKVKKIYLDEKRLLAGDHSIDLLLRDFKKNYHMYVYPVHWQFSELDQHPRDRVLTHSELAPLRASLVPMEHCITRFFEECDPNKDKHITLQEWGHCFEIKEEDIDENLLF, from the exons ATGAagactgtgatttttttcctatgcaTTTTGGGAACTGCAGGTGCTATTCCG acacaAGCAAGGTTCCTATCTGATCATTCCAACCCAACTGCTGACTCCTTGAGTTCCTTCCAAGAGGCTGAAACATCCGAGCACACTGCAATCCCTCTTGTAGAGGTTGAAgatgcagaaaaggaaaaggaaactgcAACATCCATAGAAGACCATTCCCATCTTAAG cctgAAAAATCTTCAGTGCTGAAGTCAGAGGAGGAAAACCATGATCAGTCAGCAGATCAGGAAGAGAGTTACAACCAAAATCTGGGATCACAGGACCaagagaaaactgaaagtgaCTTAACCGAGAATTCGGAGTATTCACCACCTGAAGGCACATTGGACCTAGAAGAAGACATGAGTGAACCTCAAAAGGAGAAACTCCCAGAGAGCTTCCTTGCTCATGATGTTAGTTCCATTGTAGATTCTAACCAACAAGAAAGCATCacaaagacagaggaaaacaaagaacaacCTGTAGATGACTCCCATCCTCAGTTGAACAGTCAAGACCTAAGTGATCAAGGAAACCAAGATCAGGACACAAATGGAGAAGCGGAAGGAGGAGAAGAGCCAGGTGAAGTTGGTACCCACAATGATGATGAAgaacaggagacagaggttcccACGGAGCCTTCTAACAATGAGCAAGAAGAAGACAGTACCCAATCTGATGCTGTTTTGGAAGAGTCCTATCAACCAACTCAAGAAAGCAAGATGCAGAAAGAGGAACTTGAACAGGGTAGCCGGGAACAAGAAGAGGAAAACACCAACgcagaaatggaagaagaaactGCATCAAAAATCGATAAGCccagtcaagatacagaatggCAGAGCCAAGAAGGAAGGCCTGGCCCTGAAGTTATCAGCAACCATGAGGAGATGGATAAAAAGACCCTTTCTGAGCCTTTACTGGTGGAGCCTACTGATGGTGGTAACATCATGGCCAGAAATCATGGGGCTAAGGATGACAGTGATGATGGCCCCAGACACAATGCAAGTGAGGACTACTTCATCCCAAGCGAGGAGTTCCTGGAGAATGAAAGATCTCAGTCCATTTACTATCACACCAAGCATGAGGAGCAAAGGGAAAAAGCACAAGAGAATGAGAACCTAGAGACCAGTGAACCTGTAGGAAACCAGCGG GCCAAGAAAGCAGAGAGCTCACCGAAAGATGAGAGTTCAACTGAGGGCTACACGAGGGTGcacagtgttg ATTCTTGCCTGAGCTTCCAGTGCAAACGGGGACACATCTGCAAGGCTGATCAATATGGGAAACCCCACTGTGTCTGCCAAGATCCCGCATCTTGCCCTCCTACAAAACTCCTTGACCAA GTTTGTGGCACTGACAATCAGACCTATGCCAGCTCCTGTCATCTCTTTGCTACTAAGTGCAGACTGGAGGGGACCAAAAAGGGGCACCAACTGCAGCTGGATTACTTTGGAGCCTGCAAAT CTATTCCTGCTTGTACGGACTTCGAAGTGACCCAGTTTCCTCTAAGGATGAGAGACTGGCTCAAGAATATCCTCGTGCAGCTTTATGAACCTAACCCTGAACACTCAGGATATCTGAAtgagaagcagagaaataaa GTCAAGAAAATTTACCTGGATGAAAAGAGACTCTTGGCTGGGGACCATTCCATTGACCTTCTCTTAAGAGACTTTAAGAAAAACTACCACATGTATGTGTATCCTGTGCACTGGCAGTTCAGTGAACTGGACCAGCATCCTCGGGACAG GGTCCTGACCCACTCTGAGCTTGCGCCTTTGCGAGCATCTCTCGTGCCCATGGAACACTGCATAACGCGCTTCTTTGAAGAGTGTGACCCCAACAAGGATAAGCACATCACCCTGCAGGAGTGGGGCCACTGCTTTGAAATTAAAGAAG